From the genome of Novosphingobium sp. TH158, one region includes:
- a CDS encoding McrC family protein codes for MAPSVELEVAPKFLGLEDADSAWREDFFFLSTLSRHGRLLATERLFAASGAPRDLSTLVARSITSMYDSRKRRPLRSYRRIKEADFFIDGDPDPLDLIFPSPDGFEQELTRFDRRNGWNADIVAAARELLPEVSDPSVVSALVRLIEDLSPQNTPSNRRKPIPARHRAWKPLHELSVDVLGGLGISYKQGNAHAPGYLVSTWRVWEDLLTLATRMGFGRSAVMPQKGFQLGTKTNFSTGKVSKLSVYPDCVLLADGSRPTMLLDAKYKGHVEKSQLRISEADIYESLAFSRATGCNLVVLAYPAQPNEPPRPVGTCVVFERALVDDVHIVGIEIEGRFISRKGALRDFSANLTAGIAGLFQ; via the coding sequence TTGGCGCCCTCTGTCGAACTGGAAGTGGCCCCAAAATTCCTGGGACTTGAAGACGCCGATTCTGCCTGGAGAGAGGACTTTTTCTTTCTCTCCACACTCTCCAGGCATGGCCGGCTTTTGGCGACAGAGCGCTTGTTCGCTGCAAGTGGTGCACCTCGTGACCTTTCCACTTTGGTGGCCAGATCGATCACGAGCATGTACGATTCGCGGAAGCGAAGACCTCTCCGCAGTTACCGCAGGATCAAGGAGGCTGACTTCTTTATTGATGGGGATCCAGATCCATTGGACCTCATTTTTCCTTCGCCTGATGGTTTCGAACAGGAACTAACCCGCTTTGATCGGCGCAACGGATGGAACGCCGACATTGTGGCCGCCGCTAGGGAGCTATTGCCCGAGGTGAGCGACCCATCGGTTGTCAGCGCTTTGGTGCGACTGATTGAAGATTTGTCCCCGCAAAACACTCCAAGCAATCGCCGAAAGCCGATTCCAGCAAGGCACCGGGCATGGAAGCCGCTGCACGAGCTATCAGTCGATGTGCTTGGAGGCCTTGGAATTAGCTATAAGCAAGGCAACGCACATGCCCCTGGCTATCTCGTCAGCACTTGGCGTGTTTGGGAGGACCTGTTGACGCTGGCAACGCGAATGGGCTTTGGTCGTTCAGCTGTCATGCCGCAAAAGGGCTTCCAACTAGGCACTAAGACCAATTTCAGCACAGGCAAAGTGAGTAAACTGTCAGTTTATCCTGACTGTGTGCTTTTGGCTGATGGTTCTAGGCCTACCATGCTATTAGATGCCAAATATAAAGGTCACGTAGAAAAGAGTCAGCTTCGTATTAGCGAGGCTGATATCTACGAATCTCTGGCCTTCTCTCGAGCCACGGGCTGTAACCTTGTGGTGCTTGCTTATCCCGCTCAGCCAAACGAACCACCTCGCCCTGTGGGCACGTGCGTTGTTTTCGAACGGGCCCTAGTGGATGACGTGCACATTGTGGGCATAGAGATCGAAGGTAGATTTATTTCGAGAAAGGGAGCCCTACGGGACTTCTCTGCCAACTTAACGGCGGGGATTGCCGGATTATTTCAGTAG